In one Magnetococcus sp. PR-3 genomic region, the following are encoded:
- a CDS encoding methyl-accepting chemotaxis protein: MSLLGKRSISFRVMVLVGVLGTLSLAIMGFFLLQRMEAELVDQNRSSLAQLANNAKLGLENLMVAGARKNTHKFTDTLKKESGFIVLRRDGSEAFVAGNDKVDLGEQGAVALAQAFKSEKAVEYESLVNGKRHLGFLIPMLNRASCHTCHEGEGNIRGVFYLTRDLTPVLTRVADARFMAFVVTFLCIVLFIAALWVILGRHLKSPLTDLKNAVVSLSEGRLTTRLDEGENQDEVGMITHGVNEMANRLTQMIRLIHLQSASLDASISELLEAKNQLLHESEDNHVLTKGVVDEHSRVHQGMARIQSATQGVNKEVAAIFGETETLSQAVQGVANGTEEVNGYMNRTSQSAHQISESVIGVAEDVNSVADATQILSDLVTRMRGALEAVSELSSTASEQSDQAHALTEQTNEVMGRLTASATEIGKVVKMIHRIAEETSMLALNASIEAAGAGEAGKGFAVVANEVKELASQTADATKMITNYVDEIRSGTEAATGATIQISEVITSLNEVNKEINLGMTEQNEVLGQVDHAMDTVVQGGQLLNQRMEQLSDSADMVVDASSHAAQQTAQIADNTSEASNSARRVSQRNQELKESFAATVSTTEEVGLATETADGQVKEIFENHGTVMGSIRHLGLLIETTAGAGDKLRNASASLDVGDLPFDIRKVKEAHLKWLRSLEQMIGGNTEVMSMDKLSNHEKCDLGRWYYSEGIQRYGNISLFQQMGAVHQKVHQVGRETWALAENGDEEAAIHSMERLRGIKDELFELMDRLFLEVSH, from the coding sequence ATGAGTTTATTGGGCAAACGCTCCATCTCTTTTCGAGTCATGGTGCTTGTCGGTGTCTTAGGTACGTTGAGTTTAGCCATTATGGGGTTTTTTCTGCTGCAACGTATGGAAGCCGAGCTTGTAGACCAAAACCGGAGTTCCCTGGCACAATTGGCCAATAATGCCAAGTTGGGTTTAGAGAATTTGATGGTGGCTGGGGCACGGAAAAATACCCATAAATTTACCGATACACTCAAAAAAGAGAGTGGCTTTATTGTTTTGCGTAGAGATGGCAGTGAAGCGTTTGTGGCTGGCAACGATAAAGTAGATTTAGGTGAGCAAGGTGCCGTTGCGTTGGCGCAAGCCTTTAAGTCTGAAAAGGCGGTGGAGTATGAGTCGCTTGTTAATGGCAAACGCCATTTAGGCTTTTTAATCCCCATGCTGAACCGGGCATCCTGCCATACCTGTCATGAGGGGGAGGGTAATATCCGTGGGGTCTTTTATTTGACCCGTGATCTCACCCCTGTTTTAACCCGTGTTGCAGATGCCCGTTTCATGGCCTTTGTCGTGACTTTCCTCTGTATTGTGCTCTTTATCGCGGCGTTGTGGGTCATTTTAGGACGTCATCTAAAATCCCCTCTGACAGATCTTAAGAATGCTGTTGTCTCCCTCAGTGAAGGACGTTTGACAACCCGACTGGATGAAGGCGAGAACCAGGATGAAGTGGGGATGATCACCCACGGGGTTAATGAAATGGCCAACCGCCTGACCCAGATGATCCGCCTTATTCATCTGCAAAGTGCCTCTCTGGATGCCTCAATCTCTGAACTGCTTGAAGCAAAAAACCAATTGTTGCATGAGTCTGAAGATAACCATGTCCTGACCAAGGGGGTTGTGGATGAACATAGCCGTGTGCATCAAGGCATGGCACGTATCCAGTCTGCTACCCAAGGGGTGAATAAAGAGGTAGCCGCTATTTTTGGTGAGACAGAGACCTTATCTCAAGCCGTGCAAGGGGTTGCCAATGGTACGGAAGAGGTCAATGGCTATATGAACCGTACCAGTCAATCGGCGCATCAAATTAGTGAGTCGGTCATCGGGGTTGCTGAGGATGTCAACTCTGTTGCGGATGCCACACAAATTCTGAGTGATCTGGTTACCCGAATGCGAGGTGCGCTAGAGGCGGTCAGTGAACTTTCATCCACAGCATCCGAGCAGTCGGATCAAGCACATGCCCTGACGGAACAGACCAACGAGGTGATGGGGCGTCTGACCGCTTCGGCCACGGAGATCGGCAAAGTGGTGAAAATGATTCACCGTATTGCGGAAGAGACCAGCATGTTGGCGCTGAACGCGTCTATTGAAGCCGCAGGGGCAGGTGAAGCGGGTAAAGGTTTTGCTGTGGTGGCCAATGAGGTTAAAGAGTTGGCATCGCAAACAGCCGATGCGACGAAAATGATCACCAACTATGTGGATGAAATTCGTTCTGGTACCGAAGCCGCAACCGGTGCAACCATTCAAATTAGTGAGGTGATTACCTCTCTAAATGAAGTGAATAAAGAGATTAACCTAGGCATGACCGAGCAAAATGAAGTGCTGGGTCAGGTTGATCATGCCATGGATACGGTGGTCCAAGGGGGGCAGTTACTGAACCAACGTATGGAACAGCTCTCAGATTCTGCAGATATGGTGGTGGATGCCTCCAGTCATGCGGCTCAACAGACGGCACAGATTGCTGATAACACTTCAGAAGCCTCCAATAGTGCAAGACGGGTGAGCCAACGTAATCAGGAGCTCAAAGAGAGCTTTGCCGCGACGGTATCTACCACCGAAGAGGTTGGTCTGGCTACTGAAACAGCCGACGGACAGGTCAAAGAGATTTTTGAAAATCATGGTACAGTTATGGGGTCCATTCGTCACTTGGGGTTGCTGATTGAGACAACCGCTGGTGCTGGAGATAAGCTACGTAACGCCAGTGCCAGTTTGGATGTTGGAGACCTGCCGTTTGATATCCGTAAAGTAAAAGAGGCACATTTGAAATGGTTACGGAGCTTGGAGCAGATGATCGGTGGTAATACCGAAGTGATGAGCATGGATAAGCTGAGCAACCATGAAAAATGTGATTTGGGGCGGTGGTATTACAGTGAAGGAATCCAGAGATATGGCAATATCTCCCTTTTCCAGCAAATGGGCGCGGTCCATCAAAAAGTTCACCAAGTAGGCCGTGAAACCTGGGCGCTTGCAGAGAATGGTGATGAGGAAGCGGCCATTCATAGTATGGAGCGTTTACGGGGTATTAAAGATGAGCTTTTTGAGCTGATGGATCGATTGTTCTTAGAGGTCTCCCATTAA